A genomic segment from Streptomyces sp. NBC_01233 encodes:
- a CDS encoding SCO1664 family protein: MPAPERLPAPGVTDTGEIEELLAKGELTVIGRIREASNAVLLCTVTHEGVSADCVYKPVKGERPLWDFPDGNLAQREVAAYLVSEATGWGLVPATVLRDGPYGEGMVQRWIESAGPEGESPADGLLALVDGEEAGEGWKPVAFAEVGEGRTALLVHADDPRLRRLSVLDAVINNGDRKGGHLLPAPDGRLYGIDHGVTFHAEDKLRTLLWGWAGEPLTDEAREVLAGLAAELAEGAPLATRLAELITAVELAAVRDRVAHLLRTGTHPQPSGQWPSIPWPPV; the protein is encoded by the coding sequence GTGCCCGCGCCAGAACGGCTACCGGCGCCAGGCGTGACCGACACGGGGGAGATCGAGGAACTGCTCGCCAAGGGCGAGCTGACCGTCATCGGCCGGATCCGCGAGGCGTCCAACGCCGTCCTGCTGTGCACCGTCACGCACGAGGGCGTGAGCGCCGACTGCGTGTACAAGCCCGTCAAGGGCGAGCGGCCGCTGTGGGACTTCCCCGACGGGAACCTCGCCCAGCGCGAGGTCGCCGCCTACCTGGTCTCCGAGGCCACCGGATGGGGCCTGGTGCCCGCCACCGTGCTGCGCGACGGACCGTACGGCGAGGGCATGGTCCAGCGGTGGATCGAATCCGCGGGACCGGAAGGGGAATCCCCGGCCGACGGGCTCCTCGCGCTCGTCGACGGCGAGGAGGCGGGGGAGGGCTGGAAGCCCGTCGCCTTCGCCGAGGTGGGGGAGGGCCGCACCGCGCTGCTCGTCCACGCCGACGACCCGCGGCTGCGCCGGCTCTCCGTACTCGACGCCGTGATCAACAACGGCGACCGCAAGGGCGGCCACCTGCTGCCCGCACCCGACGGCCGCCTCTACGGCATCGACCACGGCGTGACCTTCCACGCCGAGGACAAGCTGCGCACCCTGCTGTGGGGCTGGGCGGGGGAGCCGCTGACAGACGAGGCACGCGAGGTGCTGGCCGGGCTGGCCGCCGAGCTGGCCGAGGGAGCCCCGCTCGCCACCCGGCTGGCCGAACTGATCACCGCCGTCGAGCTGGCCGCCGTACGCGACCGGGTGGCGCACCTGCTGCGCACCGGAACCCACCCGCAGCCGTCCGGGCAGTGGCCGTCGATCCCCTGGCCGCCGGTCTGA
- the mshC gene encoding cysteine--1-D-myo-inosityl 2-amino-2-deoxy-alpha-D-glucopyranoside ligase, producing MHAWPASEVPALPGKGRDLQIHDTATQGTITLAPGPVARIYVCGITPYDATHIGHAATYNAFDLVQRVWLDTKRQVHYVQNVTDVDDPLLERALRDGHDWTELAERETALFREDMTALRMLPPQHYIGAVEAIPGIVPLVERLRDAGAAYELDGDVYFSVESDAHFGGVSNLDAEAMRLLSAERGGDPDRPGKKNPLDPMLWMAARPGEPSWDGGSLGRGRPGWHIECVAIALDHLGMGFDIQGGGSDLAFPHHEMGASHAQVLTGEFPMAKAYVHAGMVALHGEKMSKSKGNLVFVSALRRAGVDPAAIRLALLSHHYRADWEWTDDVLAEAVARLERWRAAVSRPDGLPADALVEEVREALSNDLDAPAALAAVDRWVDAQNASDGDDESAPGLVSRTVDALLGVAL from the coding sequence ATGCATGCCTGGCCCGCTTCTGAGGTCCCCGCCCTTCCTGGCAAGGGCCGCGACCTCCAGATCCACGACACCGCGACCCAGGGGACGATCACCCTCGCCCCCGGTCCCGTCGCCCGTATCTACGTCTGCGGCATCACCCCGTACGACGCGACCCACATCGGTCACGCGGCGACCTACAACGCGTTCGACCTCGTGCAGCGCGTGTGGCTCGACACCAAGCGGCAGGTCCACTACGTCCAGAACGTCACGGACGTGGACGACCCGCTCCTGGAGCGGGCGCTGCGCGACGGCCACGACTGGACCGAGCTGGCCGAGCGCGAGACCGCACTCTTCCGCGAGGACATGACCGCCCTGCGGATGCTGCCGCCGCAGCACTACATCGGAGCCGTCGAGGCCATACCCGGCATCGTGCCGCTGGTCGAGCGGCTGCGGGACGCGGGCGCGGCGTACGAGCTCGACGGCGACGTCTACTTCTCGGTCGAGTCCGACGCGCACTTCGGCGGGGTCTCGAACCTCGACGCCGAGGCGATGCGGCTGCTCTCGGCGGAGCGGGGCGGCGACCCCGACCGGCCGGGGAAGAAGAACCCCCTGGACCCGATGCTGTGGATGGCCGCCCGTCCGGGCGAGCCGAGCTGGGACGGCGGCTCGCTGGGCCGCGGCCGGCCGGGCTGGCACATCGAGTGCGTCGCCATCGCCCTGGACCACCTGGGCATGGGCTTCGACATCCAGGGCGGCGGCTCCGACCTGGCCTTCCCGCACCACGAGATGGGCGCGTCGCACGCGCAGGTCCTGACGGGCGAGTTCCCGATGGCCAAGGCGTACGTACACGCGGGCATGGTCGCCCTGCACGGCGAGAAGATGTCGAAGTCGAAGGGCAACCTCGTCTTCGTCTCCGCGCTGCGGCGCGCCGGGGTCGACCCCGCGGCCATCCGCCTCGCCCTGCTGTCGCACCACTACCGGGCCGACTGGGAGTGGACCGACGACGTCCTCGCCGAGGCCGTGGCCCGGCTGGAGCGCTGGCGTGCGGCCGTGTCGCGGCCGGACGGGCTGCCGGCGGACGCCCTGGTCGAGGAGGTCCGCGAGGCCCTGTCGAACGACCTGGACGCCCCGGCGGCGCTGGCGGCCGTGGACCGCTGGGTGGACGCCCAGAACGCCTCGGACGGCGACGACGAGTCGGCCCCGGGCCTGGTCTCCCGCACGGTGGACGCCCTCCTGGGCGTGGCCCTGTAG
- a CDS encoding glycerol-3-phosphate dehydrogenase/oxidase, protein MSIPQSVTALGTHPTAGSNPSRAETREQLAKATYDLLVIGGGILGTSVAWHAAQSGLRVAMVDAGDFAGATSSASSKLVHGGLRYLQTGAVKLVAENHHERRVLAKDVAPHLVNPLTFYLPVYKGGPVGAAKLGAGVFAYSALSAFGDGMGKVISPARAAADNPGLKTDNLKAVAVYYDHQMNDSRVAVMTVRAAVESGAVVLNHAEVTGLRKTRGRVTGAELRDRLDGTEFGVDARVVLNATGPWVDHLRRMEDKHSMPSIRLSKGAHIVMKRKSPWKAAMATPIDKYRITFALPWEDQLLLGTTDEVYEGDPADVRATESDIAQILDEAAFSVKDADLDRSLMTYAFAGLRVLPGGPGGVEKAKRETVVSEGAGGMLSVAGGKWTTYRHIGRVVMDKLSKLPGSPLTEDMEPVKSLVRRIALPGVANPNAVAHRLLVDREPGTRMDPLTARHLASHYGSLAFDIARLANEDPALAERIHPDGPEIWAQVAYARDNEWAETVDDVLRRRTTVTVRGLDDEAVRAGVEEMLGHKA, encoded by the coding sequence ATGAGCATCCCGCAGAGCGTGACCGCACTGGGCACGCACCCGACCGCCGGCTCGAACCCGAGCCGCGCCGAAACCCGTGAGCAGCTGGCGAAGGCCACGTACGACCTGCTCGTCATCGGCGGTGGAATCCTGGGCACCTCCGTGGCCTGGCACGCCGCGCAGTCGGGTCTGCGGGTCGCCATGGTGGACGCCGGCGACTTCGCCGGCGCCACCTCCTCGGCCTCCTCCAAGCTGGTCCACGGGGGCTTGCGCTACCTGCAGACCGGCGCGGTCAAGCTGGTCGCGGAGAACCACCACGAGCGGCGGGTGCTGGCCAAGGACGTGGCCCCGCACCTGGTCAACCCGCTCACCTTCTACCTGCCGGTCTACAAGGGCGGACCGGTCGGTGCGGCCAAGCTGGGCGCGGGCGTCTTCGCCTACTCCGCCCTCTCGGCCTTCGGCGACGGCATGGGCAAGGTCATATCGCCGGCCCGTGCCGCCGCCGACAACCCGGGTCTGAAGACGGACAACCTCAAGGCCGTCGCGGTCTACTACGACCACCAGATGAACGACTCCCGCGTCGCCGTCATGACCGTCCGCGCGGCCGTCGAGTCGGGCGCGGTCGTCCTCAACCACGCCGAGGTCACCGGCCTGCGCAAGACGCGGGGCCGGGTCACCGGTGCCGAGCTCAGGGACCGTCTCGACGGCACCGAGTTCGGGGTCGACGCACGCGTCGTGCTCAACGCCACCGGCCCGTGGGTGGACCACCTGCGGCGCATGGAGGACAAGCACTCGATGCCGTCGATCCGCCTTTCCAAGGGCGCGCACATCGTCATGAAGCGCAAGTCGCCGTGGAAGGCCGCCATGGCCACCCCGATCGACAAGTACCGCATCACCTTCGCCCTCCCGTGGGAGGACCAGCTGCTGCTCGGCACCACCGACGAGGTGTACGAGGGCGACCCGGCGGACGTGCGCGCCACCGAGTCCGACATCGCGCAGATCCTGGACGAGGCGGCCTTCTCGGTGAAGGACGCGGACCTCGACCGGTCGCTGATGACGTACGCCTTCGCGGGCCTGCGGGTGCTGCCCGGCGGCCCCGGCGGTGTGGAGAAGGCCAAGCGCGAGACGGTCGTCTCCGAGGGCGCCGGCGGCATGCTGTCGGTGGCCGGCGGCAAGTGGACGACGTACCGCCACATCGGCCGCGTGGTCATGGACAAGCTGTCGAAGCTCCCGGGCAGCCCGCTGACCGAGGACATGGAGCCGGTGAAGTCCCTCGTGCGCCGGATCGCGCTGCCGGGCGTCGCCAACCCGAACGCGGTCGCGCACCGGCTGCTGGTGGACCGTGAGCCGGGCACCCGGATGGACCCGCTCACCGCCCGCCACCTCGCCTCGCACTACGGCTCGCTGGCCTTCGACATCGCGCGCCTCGCGAACGAGGACCCGGCGCTGGCCGAGCGCATCCACCCGGACGGTCCGGAGATCTGGGCGCAGGTCGCCTACGCCCGTGACAACGAGTGGGCCGAGACGGTCGACGACGTGCTGCGCCGCCGTACGACGGTGACGGTCCGCGGCCTGGACGACGAGGCCGTACGGGCCGGCGTCGAGGAGATGCTGGGCCACAAGGCATAG
- a CDS encoding histidine phosphatase family protein, producing MATLILVRHGRSTANTAGLLAGWTPGVGLDERGAEQAAALPGRLAGVPLAAAVTSPLQRCRETLAPLLAARSELEVHTDERIGECHYGDWSGRELSELADEPLMKIVQQHPSAAAFPGGESMRAMQARAVDAVREWNARVEEEHGSDAVFLMCSHGDIIKSLVADALGMHLDLFQRIHVDPCSVTAIRYTPTRPFVFRLGDTGDFGPLVRRPAAPEAVASDKDTEDAGNAVVGGGAGAA from the coding sequence ATGGCCACGCTGATCCTCGTACGACACGGGCGGTCCACCGCCAACACCGCAGGGCTGCTCGCCGGATGGACGCCGGGAGTCGGCCTCGACGAGCGCGGCGCCGAGCAGGCCGCCGCCCTGCCCGGAAGGCTGGCGGGCGTGCCCCTTGCCGCCGCCGTCACCAGCCCGCTGCAACGCTGCCGGGAGACCCTCGCACCCCTGCTGGCCGCCAGGTCGGAGCTGGAAGTGCACACCGACGAGCGGATCGGCGAGTGCCACTACGGCGACTGGTCCGGCCGCGAACTCTCCGAGCTCGCCGACGAACCACTGATGAAGATCGTCCAGCAGCACCCCTCGGCGGCCGCCTTCCCCGGGGGCGAGTCCATGCGCGCCATGCAGGCCCGCGCCGTGGACGCCGTACGGGAGTGGAACGCGCGGGTCGAGGAGGAGCACGGGAGCGACGCCGTCTTCCTGATGTGCTCCCACGGCGACATCATCAAGTCCCTTGTCGCGGACGCCCTCGGGATGCACCTGGACCTCTTCCAGCGCATCCACGTCGACCCCTGTTCGGTGACCGCGATCCGGTACACGCCGACCCGGCCGTTCGTGTTCCGGCTGGGCGACACCGGGGACTTCGGCCCGCTCGTACGGCGTCCGGCCGCACCGGAGGCCGTCGCCTCGGACAAAGACACCGAAGACGCGGGGAACGCGGTCGTGGGAGGCGGCGCGGGCGCGGCGTGA
- a CDS encoding LLM class F420-dependent oxidoreductase: MRLGINLGYWGAGMDADNLAVAQEADRLGYDVCWAAEAYGSDAPTVLAWVAAQTERIDVGSAILQIPARQPAMTAMTAATLDSLTKGRFRLGLGVSGPQVSEGWYGVKFDKPLARTREYVEIVRKAMSRERLSYEGEHWTLPLPGGPGKPLKLTVHPEREHIPLYIAAIGPKNLEQTGEIADGALLIFPAAEHLEATALTHIRAGREKAGLTMDGFDVCPTVPLALGEDVNALADMFRPYTALYVGGMGSRKQNFYNQLAQRMGYEKEAAEIQDKYLAGDKTGAAEAVPHSLIDSTTLLGPVGRIADGMRAYAEAGVTTLTLAPAGFTLDERIAALRAGTEAMELAGLG, encoded by the coding sequence ATGCGGCTCGGCATCAATCTCGGTTACTGGGGCGCGGGCATGGACGCCGACAACCTCGCCGTCGCCCAGGAGGCCGACCGCCTGGGCTACGACGTCTGCTGGGCCGCCGAGGCCTACGGCTCCGACGCCCCGACCGTGCTCGCCTGGGTCGCCGCCCAGACCGAGCGCATCGACGTCGGCTCGGCGATCCTGCAGATCCCGGCCCGGCAGCCCGCGATGACCGCCATGACGGCGGCCACCCTCGACTCGCTCACCAAGGGCCGCTTCCGGCTCGGCCTCGGCGTCTCGGGCCCGCAGGTCTCCGAGGGCTGGTACGGCGTCAAGTTCGACAAGCCGCTCGCGCGGACCCGGGAGTACGTGGAGATCGTCCGCAAGGCCATGAGCCGCGAGCGCCTCTCCTACGAAGGCGAGCACTGGACCCTGCCGCTGCCGGGCGGCCCGGGCAAGCCCCTCAAGCTGACCGTGCACCCCGAGCGCGAGCACATCCCGCTCTACATCGCCGCCATCGGTCCGAAGAACCTGGAGCAGACCGGCGAGATCGCCGACGGCGCCCTGCTGATCTTCCCGGCCGCCGAGCACCTGGAGGCGACCGCGCTCACCCACATCCGGGCGGGCCGCGAGAAGGCCGGGCTGACCATGGACGGCTTCGACGTCTGCCCGACCGTGCCGCTGGCCCTCGGCGAGGACGTGAACGCGCTCGCGGACATGTTCCGCCCCTACACCGCCCTGTACGTGGGCGGCATGGGCAGCCGGAAGCAGAACTTCTACAACCAGCTGGCCCAGCGCATGGGCTACGAGAAGGAGGCCGCCGAGATCCAGGACAAGTACCTGGCGGGCGACAAGACCGGCGCGGCCGAGGCCGTCCCGCACTCGCTGATCGACTCGACCACGCTGCTCGGCCCGGTCGGCCGCATCGCGGACGGGATGCGGGCCTACGCGGAGGCCGGGGTCACCACCCTCACGCTCGCCCCGGCCGGATTCACCCTGGACGAGCGGATCGCCGCCCTGCGGGCCGGCACCGAAGCCATGGAGCTGGCGGGCCTCGGCTGA
- a CDS encoding ferritin-like domain-containing protein: MLSARSLFQEIVDNDESFQLFCSIAASGESQGGWENARIAALVPDSMRDLAPKITRHGADEDKHGRIFNALLRKRGLPPVPVPPETDYTMLLERRGIGLAHDKLRREEALTEEDVVVYLAHSRVTEQRAADQMDMLVRYFGNHPEVGKAIHMISNDEDNHLAYCHEELLRLARAGHGRTIQRVLRESALAEIGVYRDVSLAVMGHMGRVLHWPAPKAAALAAGIRVMYAYERFSGWHRMVNLRMPQRRNALGGAPVTSPELA; this comes from the coding sequence ATGCTCTCTGCCCGCAGCCTGTTCCAGGAGATCGTCGACAACGACGAGTCCTTCCAGCTGTTCTGCTCCATCGCCGCCAGCGGAGAGTCCCAGGGCGGTTGGGAGAACGCCCGGATCGCGGCCCTGGTGCCGGACTCCATGCGCGACCTCGCGCCCAAGATCACCCGGCACGGTGCGGACGAGGACAAGCACGGGCGGATCTTCAACGCGCTGCTCCGCAAGCGCGGCCTGCCGCCGGTCCCGGTACCGCCCGAGACCGATTACACGATGCTGCTGGAGCGCCGCGGCATCGGCCTCGCGCACGACAAGCTGCGCCGCGAGGAGGCGCTGACCGAGGAGGACGTCGTCGTCTACCTCGCGCACAGCCGCGTCACCGAACAGCGTGCCGCCGACCAGATGGACATGCTGGTCAGGTACTTCGGGAACCACCCCGAGGTCGGCAAGGCCATCCACATGATCAGCAACGACGAGGACAACCACCTCGCCTACTGCCACGAGGAACTGCTGCGCCTGGCCCGCGCGGGCCACGGCCGGACCATCCAGCGGGTGCTCCGCGAGAGCGCGCTCGCCGAGATCGGCGTCTACCGGGACGTCAGCCTCGCCGTCATGGGCCACATGGGACGGGTGCTGCACTGGCCCGCCCCGAAGGCGGCCGCGCTCGCCGCCGGCATCCGCGTCATGTACGCGTACGAGCGGTTCAGCGGCTGGCACCGGATGGTGAACCTGCGGATGCCCCAGCGCCGCAACGCGCTGGGCGGCGCACCGGTCACCTCCCCCGAGCTCGCGTAG
- a CDS encoding PAC2 family protein, with protein MIELEGVPELIDPVMVAAFEGWNDAGDAASGAVAHLDREWKGEVFAALDAEDYYDFQVNRPTVWLDNGVRKITWPTTRLSVVRIGGAKPRDLVLVRGIEPSMRWRSFCNEILGFAHELGVEMVVILGALLGDTPHTRPVPVSGVTSDADLARTMDLEETKYEGPTGIVGILQEACTHAGVPAVSLWAAVPHYVSQPPNPKATLALLNRLEDLIDIRIPLGELPEDARAWQLGVDQLAAEDSEVAEYVQTLEEARDTADLPEASGDAIAREFERYLRRRDPAAGPAAEPGDGSYLRDTAGGLPRTPKRKPEPGGEEPQPPAGTAPEDPAAQDDDGEEPPQA; from the coding sequence GTGATCGAGCTTGAGGGCGTGCCCGAGCTGATCGACCCGGTCATGGTGGCCGCGTTCGAGGGCTGGAACGACGCGGGTGACGCGGCCTCCGGTGCGGTCGCACACCTGGACCGGGAGTGGAAGGGCGAGGTCTTCGCGGCTCTGGACGCCGAGGACTACTACGACTTCCAGGTCAACCGGCCGACGGTGTGGCTGGACAACGGGGTACGGAAGATCACGTGGCCGACGACACGGCTGTCGGTGGTCCGCATCGGCGGGGCCAAGCCGCGCGACCTGGTGCTGGTCCGGGGGATCGAACCGTCCATGCGGTGGCGGTCGTTCTGCAACGAGATCCTCGGCTTCGCCCACGAACTGGGCGTGGAGATGGTGGTCATCCTGGGGGCGCTGCTCGGGGACACGCCGCACACCCGGCCGGTGCCGGTGAGCGGGGTCACCTCGGACGCGGACCTGGCGCGGACGATGGACCTGGAGGAGACCAAGTACGAGGGCCCGACGGGCATCGTGGGCATCCTCCAGGAGGCCTGTACGCACGCGGGCGTGCCGGCGGTGTCGCTGTGGGCGGCGGTGCCGCACTACGTGTCGCAGCCGCCGAACCCGAAGGCGACGTTGGCGCTGCTGAACCGGCTGGAGGATCTGATCGACATCCGGATCCCGCTGGGCGAACTGCCGGAGGACGCGCGGGCGTGGCAGCTGGGCGTGGACCAACTGGCCGCGGAGGACAGCGAGGTGGCGGAGTACGTCCAGACGCTGGAGGAGGCGCGGGACACGGCCGACCTCCCGGAGGCGTCGGGCGACGCCATCGCCCGGGAGTTCGAGCGGTACCTGCGGCGGCGGGATCCCGCGGCGGGCCCGGCGGCGGAGCCGGGTGACGGCTCGTACCTGCGGGACACGGCCGGCGGCCTCCCCCGTACCCCCAAGCGCAAACCGGAGCCCGGCGGGGAGGAACCGCAGCCTCCGGCGGGGACCGCACCGGAGGACCCGGCCGCGCAGGACGACGACGGCGAGGAACCGCCGCAGGCCTGA
- a CDS encoding DUF3090 domain-containing protein: MPRQVFLYDPPDRFVAGTVGLPGRRTFFLQASSGPRVTSVSLEKTQVAALAERMDELLDEVVRRTGGNAPVPAVAPAEAADTAPLDVPVEEEFRVGTMALAWDGEEQRMIVEAQALVELEADSDEDLAEAEERLLQDEENGPPMLRVRLTGAQARAFAKRALDVVNAGRPPCPLCSLPLDPEGHVCPRQNGYRRQA; encoded by the coding sequence GTGCCCCGTCAGGTGTTCCTCTACGACCCCCCGGACCGCTTCGTGGCCGGCACGGTCGGTCTGCCGGGACGCCGTACGTTCTTCCTGCAGGCCTCCTCCGGCCCCCGCGTCACCAGCGTCTCCCTGGAGAAGACCCAGGTCGCGGCGCTCGCCGAGCGGATGGACGAGCTGCTGGACGAGGTCGTGCGGCGGACCGGCGGCAACGCCCCGGTGCCGGCCGTCGCCCCCGCCGAGGCCGCCGACACCGCACCCCTCGACGTCCCCGTCGAGGAGGAGTTCCGCGTCGGCACCATGGCCCTGGCCTGGGACGGCGAGGAGCAGCGGATGATCGTCGAGGCCCAGGCCCTGGTGGAACTCGAAGCCGACTCCGACGAGGACCTCGCCGAGGCGGAGGAGCGGCTGCTCCAGGACGAGGAGAACGGCCCGCCGATGCTGCGGGTCCGCCTCACCGGCGCCCAGGCCCGGGCGTTCGCCAAGCGGGCCCTGGACGTGGTCAACGCCGGCCGCCCGCCGTGCCCGCTGTGCAGTCTGCCGCTGGACCCGGAGGGGCACGTGTGCCCGCGCCAGAACGGCTACCGGCGCCAGGCGTGA
- a CDS encoding magnesium and cobalt transport protein CorA: MPGVIVDCAIYRDGRRTEGPEDFSDALDAARATGDAFLWIGMYEPTAEEFDRVSREFGLHKLAVEDALTAHQRPKLEVYDDSLFVVLKPVLYDEGTDTVTAGELMVFIGDSFVVTVRHGEGAPLAAVRHRLEQEQDVLRHGPTAVLYAVSDAVVDHYIEVAAELQVDLEELEAEVFSPNPADTKNTAARIYGFKRQVLEFRRATNPLLQPMERLAFGQVPFVHEHAQPFFRDVADHLTKASEYIEGLDRLLSDALAAHLAQMGLRQNDDMRKISAWAAMAAVPTMVAGIYGMNFEHMPELTQAWGYPAVVALMVGVCLGLHRMFKRRGWL, translated from the coding sequence ATGCCCGGCGTGATTGTCGACTGCGCGATTTACCGGGACGGCCGCCGTACCGAGGGACCCGAGGACTTCTCGGACGCCCTCGACGCGGCGCGGGCGACCGGTGACGCCTTCCTCTGGATCGGCATGTACGAGCCGACGGCGGAGGAGTTCGACCGCGTCAGCCGCGAGTTCGGCCTGCACAAGCTGGCGGTGGAGGACGCGCTGACCGCGCATCAGCGGCCGAAGCTGGAGGTGTACGACGATTCGCTGTTCGTCGTCCTCAAGCCGGTGCTGTACGACGAGGGCACGGACACCGTGACCGCGGGCGAGCTGATGGTGTTCATAGGCGATTCGTTCGTGGTCACGGTCCGGCACGGCGAGGGGGCCCCGCTGGCCGCCGTCCGCCACCGGCTGGAGCAGGAGCAGGACGTGCTGCGGCACGGCCCGACGGCGGTCCTGTACGCGGTCTCCGACGCGGTGGTGGACCACTACATCGAGGTGGCGGCCGAGCTCCAGGTGGACCTGGAGGAGCTGGAGGCCGAGGTGTTCTCCCCGAACCCCGCGGACACCAAGAACACCGCTGCCCGGATCTACGGCTTCAAGCGGCAGGTGCTGGAGTTCCGGCGGGCGACGAACCCGCTGCTCCAGCCGATGGAGCGGCTCGCCTTCGGGCAGGTGCCCTTCGTCCACGAGCACGCCCAGCCCTTCTTCCGCGACGTCGCCGACCACCTGACCAAGGCGAGCGAGTACATCGAGGGGCTGGACCGGCTGTTGTCGGACGCGCTGGCCGCGCACCTCGCGCAGATGGGCCTGCGGCAGAACGACGACATGCGCAAGATCTCGGCCTGGGCGGCGATGGCGGCCGTCCCGACGATGGTGGCGGGGATCTACGGGATGAACTTCGAGCACATGCCGGAGCTCACCCAGGCCTGGGGCTATCCGGCGGTGGTGGCGCTCATGGTGGGCGTCTGTCTGGGCCTGCACCGCATGTTCAAGCGCCGGGGCTGGCTGTAG
- the glpK gene encoding glycerol kinase GlpK encodes MTSSTGPFIAAIDQGTTSSRCIVFDRDGRIVAVDQKEHEQIFPKPGWVEHDASEIWTNVQEVVAGAIAKAEITAADVKAVGITNQRETTLLWDRHTGEPVHNALVWQDTRTDALCKELGRNVGQDRFRRETGLPLASYFAGPKVRWLLDNVEGLRERAEAGDILFGTMDSWVIWNLTGGAQGGVHVTDVTNASRTMLMNLHTLAWDEKIAESMGVPLNVLPEIKSSAEVYGHVKDGVLAGVPVASALGDQQAALFGQTCFAEGEAKSTYGTGTFMLMNTGDKIINSYSGLLTTVGYQIGDQKPVYALEGSIAVTGSLVQWMRDQMGLIKSAAEIETLASSVEDNGGAYFVPAFSGLFAPYWRSDARGVIAGLTRYVTKAHIARAVLEATAWQTREITDAMTKDSGVELAALKVDGGMTSNNLLMQTLSDFLDAPVVRPMVAETTCLGAAYAAGLAVGFWPDTDALRANWRRAAEWTPRMPAEQRDREYKSWLKAVERSMGWVDDEDAS; translated from the coding sequence ATGACCAGCAGCACCGGCCCCTTCATCGCCGCGATCGACCAGGGCACGACCTCCTCCCGCTGCATCGTCTTCGACCGTGACGGCCGCATCGTCGCCGTCGACCAGAAGGAGCACGAGCAGATCTTCCCGAAGCCGGGCTGGGTCGAGCACGACGCCTCCGAGATCTGGACCAACGTCCAGGAGGTCGTCGCCGGCGCCATCGCCAAGGCCGAGATCACCGCCGCCGACGTCAAGGCCGTCGGCATCACCAACCAGCGCGAGACCACCCTCCTGTGGGACCGCCACACCGGCGAGCCCGTGCACAACGCGCTGGTCTGGCAGGACACCCGCACCGACGCCCTGTGCAAGGAGCTCGGCCGCAACGTCGGCCAGGACCGCTTCCGCCGCGAGACCGGCCTGCCGCTGGCGAGCTACTTCGCCGGCCCGAAGGTCCGCTGGCTGCTCGACAACGTCGAGGGCCTGCGCGAGCGCGCCGAGGCCGGCGACATCCTCTTCGGCACCATGGACTCGTGGGTCATCTGGAACCTCACGGGTGGCGCCCAGGGCGGCGTGCACGTCACGGACGTCACCAACGCCTCGCGCACCATGCTGATGAACCTGCACACGCTGGCCTGGGACGAGAAGATCGCGGAGTCGATGGGCGTCCCGCTCAACGTCCTCCCCGAGATCAAGTCCTCCGCCGAGGTCTACGGTCACGTCAAGGACGGCGTCCTCGCCGGTGTCCCGGTCGCCTCGGCGCTCGGTGACCAGCAGGCCGCCCTCTTCGGCCAGACCTGTTTCGCCGAGGGCGAGGCGAAGTCCACGTACGGCACCGGAACGTTCATGCTGATGAACACCGGCGACAAGATCATCAACTCCTACAGCGGCCTGCTGACCACGGTCGGCTACCAGATCGGCGACCAGAAGCCGGTCTACGCGCTGGAGGGCTCCATCGCCGTCACCGGCTCGCTCGTCCAGTGGATGCGCGACCAGATGGGCCTGATCAAGTCCGCGGCCGAGATCGAGACGCTCGCCTCCTCGGTCGAGGACAACGGCGGCGCCTACTTCGTGCCGGCCTTCTCCGGTCTGTTCGCCCCGTACTGGCGCTCCGACGCCCGCGGTGTGATCGCCGGCCTCACCCGGTACGTCACCAAGGCGCACATCGCCCGTGCCGTCCTGGAGGCCACCGCCTGGCAGACCCGCGAGATCACCGACGCCATGACCAAGGACTCGGGCGTCGAGCTCGCGGCCCTCAAGGTCGACGGCGGCATGACCTCCAACAACCTGCTGATGCAGACGCTCTCGGACTTCCTGGACGCCCCTGTGGTGCGCCCGATGGTCGCCGAGACCACCTGCCTCGGCGCCGCCTACGCCGCCGGCCTGGCCGTCGGCTTCTGGCCCGACACCGACGCCCTGCGCGCCAACTGGCGCCGCGCGGCGGAGTGGACCCCGCGGATGCCCGCCGAGCAGCGGGACCGCGAGTACAAGAGCTGGCTCAAGGCCGTGGAGCGGTCCATGGGCTGGGTCGACGACGAAGACGCCAGCTGA